The Nycticebus coucang isolate mNycCou1 chromosome 2, mNycCou1.pri, whole genome shotgun sequence genome includes a window with the following:
- the UNC45A gene encoding protein unc-45 homolog A isoform X1 — translation MSASSVEQLRKEGNELFKCGDYEGALAAYTQALGLGATAQDQAVLHRNRAACHLKLEDYKKAETEATKAIEKDGGDVKALYRRSQALEKLGRLDQAVLDLQRCVSLEPKNEVFQEALWNIGGQIQEKVRYMSSTDAKVEQMFKILLDPEEKGTEKKQKASQNLVVLAREDAGAEKIFRSNGVQLLQRLLDTGETDLMLAALRTLVGICSEHQSRTVATLSVLGTRRLVSILGVENQAVSLAACHLLQVMFDALKEGIKKGFRGKEGAIIVDPTRELKVLISNLLELLTEVGVSSQGRDNALTLLIKEVPRKSLKDPNNSLTLWVIDQGLKKILEVGGSVQDPPGELTVTVNSRMSASILLGKLFDDLKCDAERENFHRLCESYIKSWFEGHGMAGKLRAIQTVSCLLQGPCDAGNRALELSGVMDSVIALCASEQEEEQLVAVEALIHAAGKAKRASFITANGVSLLKDLYRRGEKDSIRIRALVGLCKLGSAGGTDFSMKQFAEGSTLKLAKQCRKWLCNDQIDAGTRRWAVEGLAYLTFDADVKEEFVEDKPALKALFQLSKSEERAVLFAVASALVNCTNSYDYEEPDPKMVELAKYAKQHVPEQHPKDKPSFVRARVKKLLAAGVVSAMTCMVRTENPVLTNSCRELLSRVFLALVDDVEDRGTVVAQGGGKSLIPLALEGTDVGQTKAAQALAKLTITSNPEMTFPGERIYEVVRPLVSLLHLNCSGLQNFEALMALTNLAGISERLRQKILKEKAVPMIEGYMFEEHEMIRRAATECMCNLAMSKEVQDLFEAQGNDRLKLLVLYSGEDDELLRRAAAGGLAMLTSMRPSLCSRIPQVTTHWLEILQALLLSPNQELQHRGAVVVLNMMEASRENASTLMESEALEILSVLAKGEESPVTRVATACLGKAVEYRLIQPSQDGE, via the exons ATGAGT GCCAGCTCCGTGGAGCAGCTGCGGAAGGAGGGCAACGAGCTGTTCAAATGTGGAGACTACGAGGGCGCCCTGGCGGCCTACACCCAGGCCCTGGGTCTAGGCGCGACGGCCCAGGACCAAGCCGTTCTGCACCGAAACCGAGCCGCCTGCCACCTGAAGCTG GAAGATTATAAGAAAGCGGAAACTGAGGCAACCAAAG CCATTGAAAAGGACGGTGGGGATGTCAAAGCACTTTATCGGCGGAGCCAAGCCCTAGAGAAGCTGGGCCGCCTGGACCAGGCTGTCCTTGACCTGCAGAGATGTGTGAGTCTGGAGCCCAAGAACGAAGTTTTCCAGGAGGCCCTGTGGAACATTGGGGGCCAGATCCAGGAGAAG GTACGATACATGTCCTCGACAGATGCTAAAGTGGAACAGATGTTTAAAATACTGTTGGACCCAGAAGAGAAAGGCACTGAGAAAAAGCAAAAG GCTTCTCAGAACCTGGTGGTGTTGGCCCGAGAGGATGCTGGGGCTGAGAAGATCTTCCGGAGCAATGGAGTTCAGCTCCTGCAACGCCTACTGGATACAGGAGAGACTGACCTCATGCTGGCAGCTCTACGCACCCTGGTTGGCATTTGCTCAGAGCACCAGTCACGG ACAGTGGCAACCCTGAGTGTGCTGGGTACTCGGCGATTGGTCTCCATCCTGGGTGTGGAAAACCAGGCTGTGTCCCTGGCTGCCTGCCACCTGCTGCAGGTTATGTTTGATGCCCTCAAGGAAGGGATCAAGAAAGGCTTCCGAGGCAAGGAGGGTGCCATCATTGTGG ATCCTACCCGGGAGCTGAAGGTCCTCATCAGTAACCTCTTAGAGCTACTGACTGAGGTGGGGGTTTCCAGCCAAGGCCGAGACAATGCCCTGACCCTCCTGATTAAAGAAGTGCCTCGGAAGTCTCTTAAGGACCCCAACAATAGCCTCACCCTCTGGGTCATTGACCAAG GTCTGAAAAAGATTCTGGAGGTGGGGGGCTCTGTACAAGACCCTCCTGGGGAGCTCACAGTGACAGTGAACAGCCGCATGAGTGCTTCCATTCTCCTCGGCAAGCTCTTCGATGATCTGAAGTGCGATGCTGAAAGGGAGAATTTCCACCGTCTCTGTGAAAGCTACATCAA GAGCTGGTTTGAGGGCCATGGGATGGCCGGGAAGCTACGGGCCATCCAGACAGTGTCCTGCCTCCTGCAGGGCCCGTGTGATGCTGGCAACCGGGCCCTAGAGCTGAGCGGAGTCATGGACAGTGTGATTGCTCTGTGTGCCTctgagcaggaggaggagcagctaGTGGCTGTGGAGGCTCTGATCCATGCAGCTGGCAAGGCCAAGCGAGCCTCGTTCATCACAGCCAATGGTGTTTCCCTACTGAAGGACCTATACAGGCGTGGTGAAAAGGACAGCATCCGCATCCGGGCACTGGTG GGACTCTGTAAGCTTGGCTCGGCTGGAGGGACCGACTTTAGCATGAAGCAGTTTGCTGAAGGCTCCACTCTCAAACTGGCCAAGCAGTGTCGAAA GTGGCTGTGCAATGACCAGATTGATGCAGGCACACGGCGCTGGGCGGTGGAAGGCCTGGCTTACCTCACCTTCGATGCCGATGTAAAAGAAGAGTTTGTGGAGGACAAGCCTGCTCTGAAGGCTCTGTTCCAGCTCAGCAAG TCTGAGGAGAGGGCTGTGCTCTTTGCGGTGGCCTCAGCCTTGGTGAACTGCACCAACAGCTACGACTATGAGGAGCCAGACCCCAAGATGGTGGAGCTGGCCAAATACGCCAAGCAGCATGTGCCTGAGCAGCACCCTAAG gacAAACCAAGTTTCGTGCGTGCTCGGGTAAAGAAGCTGCTGGCAGCAGGTGTGGTGTCAGCCATGACATGCATGGTGAGGACCGAGAACCCTGTGCTGACTAATTCCTGCAGAGAGCTGCTCTCCAG GGTCTTCCTGGCTTTGGTAGATGATGTGGAGGACCGAGGCACTGTGGTTGCTCAGGGAGGGGGCAAG TCTCTAATCCCGCTGGCCCTGGAGGGCACCGACGTGGGGCAGACAAAGGCAGCCCAGGCTCTCGCCAAGCTCACCATTACCTCCAACCCAGAGATGACCTTTCCTGGTGAGCGG ATCTATGAGGTGGTCCGGCCCCTTGTATCCCTGCTGCACCTCAACTGCTCAGGCCTGCAGAACTTTGAAGCACTTATGGCTCTAACAAACCTTGCGGGGATCAGCGAGAGGCTCCG GCAGAAGATCCTGAAGGAGAAGGCTGTGCCCATGATTGAGGGCTACATGTTTGAGGAGCATGAGATGATCCGCCGGGCAGCCACGGAGTGCATGTGTAACTTGGCCATGAGCAAGGAG GTGCAGGACCTCTTTGAAGCCCAGGGCAATGACCGGCTGAAGCTGCTGGTACTGTACAGCGGAGAGGATGATGAGCTACTGCGGCGGGCGGCTGCCGGGGGTCTGGCCATGCTCACTTCAATGCGGCCCTCACTCTGCAGCCGCATCCCCCAAGTG ACCACACACTGGCTGGAGATCCTACAGGCTTTGCTTCTGAGCCCCAACCAGGAGTTGCAGCACCGGGGTGCTGTGGTGGTCCTGAACATGATGGAGGCCTCCAGGGAGAATGCCAGCACCCTGATGGAGAGTGAGGCGCTGGAGATCCTGTCAGTGCTGGCTAAGGGCGAGGAGAGCCCTGTCACAAGGGTTGCTACAGCCTGCCTGGGGAAAGCAGTGGAATATAGGCTTATCCAGCCCAGCCAGGATGGAGAGTGA
- the UNC45A gene encoding protein unc-45 homolog A isoform X2 produces the protein MSSTDAKVEQMFKILLDPEEKGTEKKQKASQNLVVLAREDAGAEKIFRSNGVQLLQRLLDTGETDLMLAALRTLVGICSEHQSRTVATLSVLGTRRLVSILGVENQAVSLAACHLLQVMFDALKEGIKKGFRGKEGAIIVDPTRELKVLISNLLELLTEVGVSSQGRDNALTLLIKEVPRKSLKDPNNSLTLWVIDQGLKKILEVGGSVQDPPGELTVTVNSRMSASILLGKLFDDLKCDAERENFHRLCESYIKSWFEGHGMAGKLRAIQTVSCLLQGPCDAGNRALELSGVMDSVIALCASEQEEEQLVAVEALIHAAGKAKRASFITANGVSLLKDLYRRGEKDSIRIRALVGLCKLGSAGGTDFSMKQFAEGSTLKLAKQCRKWLCNDQIDAGTRRWAVEGLAYLTFDADVKEEFVEDKPALKALFQLSKSEERAVLFAVASALVNCTNSYDYEEPDPKMVELAKYAKQHVPEQHPKDKPSFVRARVKKLLAAGVVSAMTCMVRTENPVLTNSCRELLSRVFLALVDDVEDRGTVVAQGGGKSLIPLALEGTDVGQTKAAQALAKLTITSNPEMTFPGERIYEVVRPLVSLLHLNCSGLQNFEALMALTNLAGISERLRQKILKEKAVPMIEGYMFEEHEMIRRAATECMCNLAMSKEVQDLFEAQGNDRLKLLVLYSGEDDELLRRAAAGGLAMLTSMRPSLCSRIPQVTTHWLEILQALLLSPNQELQHRGAVVVLNMMEASRENASTLMESEALEILSVLAKGEESPVTRVATACLGKAVEYRLIQPSQDGE, from the exons ATGTCCTCGACAGATGCTAAAGTGGAACAGATGTTTAAAATACTGTTGGACCCAGAAGAGAAAGGCACTGAGAAAAAGCAAAAG GCTTCTCAGAACCTGGTGGTGTTGGCCCGAGAGGATGCTGGGGCTGAGAAGATCTTCCGGAGCAATGGAGTTCAGCTCCTGCAACGCCTACTGGATACAGGAGAGACTGACCTCATGCTGGCAGCTCTACGCACCCTGGTTGGCATTTGCTCAGAGCACCAGTCACGG ACAGTGGCAACCCTGAGTGTGCTGGGTACTCGGCGATTGGTCTCCATCCTGGGTGTGGAAAACCAGGCTGTGTCCCTGGCTGCCTGCCACCTGCTGCAGGTTATGTTTGATGCCCTCAAGGAAGGGATCAAGAAAGGCTTCCGAGGCAAGGAGGGTGCCATCATTGTGG ATCCTACCCGGGAGCTGAAGGTCCTCATCAGTAACCTCTTAGAGCTACTGACTGAGGTGGGGGTTTCCAGCCAAGGCCGAGACAATGCCCTGACCCTCCTGATTAAAGAAGTGCCTCGGAAGTCTCTTAAGGACCCCAACAATAGCCTCACCCTCTGGGTCATTGACCAAG GTCTGAAAAAGATTCTGGAGGTGGGGGGCTCTGTACAAGACCCTCCTGGGGAGCTCACAGTGACAGTGAACAGCCGCATGAGTGCTTCCATTCTCCTCGGCAAGCTCTTCGATGATCTGAAGTGCGATGCTGAAAGGGAGAATTTCCACCGTCTCTGTGAAAGCTACATCAA GAGCTGGTTTGAGGGCCATGGGATGGCCGGGAAGCTACGGGCCATCCAGACAGTGTCCTGCCTCCTGCAGGGCCCGTGTGATGCTGGCAACCGGGCCCTAGAGCTGAGCGGAGTCATGGACAGTGTGATTGCTCTGTGTGCCTctgagcaggaggaggagcagctaGTGGCTGTGGAGGCTCTGATCCATGCAGCTGGCAAGGCCAAGCGAGCCTCGTTCATCACAGCCAATGGTGTTTCCCTACTGAAGGACCTATACAGGCGTGGTGAAAAGGACAGCATCCGCATCCGGGCACTGGTG GGACTCTGTAAGCTTGGCTCGGCTGGAGGGACCGACTTTAGCATGAAGCAGTTTGCTGAAGGCTCCACTCTCAAACTGGCCAAGCAGTGTCGAAA GTGGCTGTGCAATGACCAGATTGATGCAGGCACACGGCGCTGGGCGGTGGAAGGCCTGGCTTACCTCACCTTCGATGCCGATGTAAAAGAAGAGTTTGTGGAGGACAAGCCTGCTCTGAAGGCTCTGTTCCAGCTCAGCAAG TCTGAGGAGAGGGCTGTGCTCTTTGCGGTGGCCTCAGCCTTGGTGAACTGCACCAACAGCTACGACTATGAGGAGCCAGACCCCAAGATGGTGGAGCTGGCCAAATACGCCAAGCAGCATGTGCCTGAGCAGCACCCTAAG gacAAACCAAGTTTCGTGCGTGCTCGGGTAAAGAAGCTGCTGGCAGCAGGTGTGGTGTCAGCCATGACATGCATGGTGAGGACCGAGAACCCTGTGCTGACTAATTCCTGCAGAGAGCTGCTCTCCAG GGTCTTCCTGGCTTTGGTAGATGATGTGGAGGACCGAGGCACTGTGGTTGCTCAGGGAGGGGGCAAG TCTCTAATCCCGCTGGCCCTGGAGGGCACCGACGTGGGGCAGACAAAGGCAGCCCAGGCTCTCGCCAAGCTCACCATTACCTCCAACCCAGAGATGACCTTTCCTGGTGAGCGG ATCTATGAGGTGGTCCGGCCCCTTGTATCCCTGCTGCACCTCAACTGCTCAGGCCTGCAGAACTTTGAAGCACTTATGGCTCTAACAAACCTTGCGGGGATCAGCGAGAGGCTCCG GCAGAAGATCCTGAAGGAGAAGGCTGTGCCCATGATTGAGGGCTACATGTTTGAGGAGCATGAGATGATCCGCCGGGCAGCCACGGAGTGCATGTGTAACTTGGCCATGAGCAAGGAG GTGCAGGACCTCTTTGAAGCCCAGGGCAATGACCGGCTGAAGCTGCTGGTACTGTACAGCGGAGAGGATGATGAGCTACTGCGGCGGGCGGCTGCCGGGGGTCTGGCCATGCTCACTTCAATGCGGCCCTCACTCTGCAGCCGCATCCCCCAAGTG ACCACACACTGGCTGGAGATCCTACAGGCTTTGCTTCTGAGCCCCAACCAGGAGTTGCAGCACCGGGGTGCTGTGGTGGTCCTGAACATGATGGAGGCCTCCAGGGAGAATGCCAGCACCCTGATGGAGAGTGAGGCGCTGGAGATCCTGTCAGTGCTGGCTAAGGGCGAGGAGAGCCCTGTCACAAGGGTTGCTACAGCCTGCCTGGGGAAAGCAGTGGAATATAGGCTTATCCAGCCCAGCCAGGATGGAGAGTGA
- the LOC128579781 gene encoding 60S ribosomal protein L31-like, translating to MAPKNKGGEKKGQFAINEVVTQEYTIDIHRHIHGEDFKKHVPPALREIWKFAMKEMGALDVHIHTRLNKAVWAKGIRNVPYCIHVRLSRKRNEDENSPNKLYTLVTDVPVTTFKNLQSTWMRTGDCQIHK from the coding sequence ATGGCTCCCAAAAATAAGGGTGGTGAGAAGAAGGGACAGTTTGCCATCAACGAGGTGGTGACTCAAGAATACACTATCGACATTCACAGGCACATCCATGGAGAGGACTTTAAGAAGCATGTCCCTCCGGCACTCAGAGAGAtctggaaatttgccatgaaagagatgggGGCTCTAGATGTGCACATTCATACCAGGCTcaacaaagctgtctgggccaaaggcataaggaatGTCCCATACTGTATCCATGTACGATTGTCCAGAAAACGTAATGAAGATGAAAattcaccaaacaagctctatactttggttactgatgtacctgttaccactttcaaaaatctacagtCAACATGGATGAGAACTGGTGATTGTCAGATACATAAataa